The Streptomyces sp. NBC_00344 genome includes a window with the following:
- a CDS encoding nuclear transport factor 2 family protein codes for MVQAAAVATTPVTAEVYQDLQHFYARQMQSSDDLDVPAWAGTFTQDGVFATNAFDEPIKGRAAIAEHCDRAFAAQARARIVRRHVMTMLAAVHAPDGAGERVDTRSYVMVLETRHGEKPTIYCSTLCEDTLIRVDGGWQVLRRQVSRDDL; via the coding sequence ATGGTCCAGGCGGCAGCAGTGGCGACAACCCCGGTCACCGCGGAGGTCTATCAGGACCTCCAGCACTTCTATGCCCGGCAGATGCAGTCTTCTGACGACCTCGACGTCCCGGCCTGGGCGGGCACCTTCACGCAGGACGGGGTCTTCGCCACCAACGCCTTCGACGAACCCATCAAGGGCCGGGCCGCGATCGCCGAGCACTGCGACCGCGCCTTTGCCGCCCAGGCCCGGGCCCGGATCGTCCGCCGGCACGTCATGACCATGCTGGCGGCCGTCCACGCGCCGGACGGCGCCGGCGAACGCGTCGACACCCGCTCGTACGTGATGGTGCTCGAGACCCGGCATGGGGAGAAACCCACCATCTACTGCAGCACGCTGTGCGAGGACACTCTCATCCGGGTGGACGGCGGCTGGCAGGTGCTCCGGCGCCAGGTCAGCCGCGACGACCTGTGA
- a CDS encoding cytochrome c oxidase assembly protein, which produces MDGHTAPGTPLETAGPAFALLLVAVAYLLLTRRARHRNPAQGQGRWRTVSFLTGVVLLAVALLPPLAPFAHDDFRGHMAQHMLIGMYAPLAFVLAAPVTLLLRTLPTARGRQLTAVLHSSPVRILTHPAVALLLSTGSLALLYFTPVYNAIMVNPAGHWLLHAHFLLSGCLFAYVIAGPDPAPSRPGVRARLVYLGAAIAAHAVIAQLMYGGFWVNIHAPIDQVQGGAEIMYFGGDIAELLLAAALVSTWRPISRPRRRGGAAVPALATGAIAEM; this is translated from the coding sequence ATGGACGGCCACACCGCCCCCGGCACCCCGTTGGAGACGGCGGGCCCCGCCTTCGCACTGCTGCTCGTCGCGGTCGCCTACCTACTGCTGACCCGCCGGGCCCGCCACCGTAACCCCGCCCAGGGGCAGGGCCGATGGCGAACGGTCAGCTTCCTGACCGGTGTCGTTCTGCTGGCCGTAGCCCTGCTGCCGCCCCTGGCACCGTTCGCCCACGACGACTTCCGCGGCCACATGGCCCAGCACATGCTCATCGGCATGTACGCACCGCTCGCCTTCGTTCTGGCCGCACCGGTCACCCTGCTGCTGCGCACCCTTCCCACCGCCCGCGGCCGGCAGCTCACCGCCGTACTCCATAGCAGCCCCGTCCGGATCCTCACCCACCCCGCTGTGGCACTGCTCCTGTCCACGGGCAGTCTCGCGCTGCTGTACTTCACCCCCGTGTACAACGCGATCATGGTCAACCCGGCAGGGCACTGGCTGCTGCACGCCCACTTCCTGCTGTCCGGGTGCCTGTTTGCCTACGTCATCGCCGGACCCGACCCAGCCCCCTCACGACCAGGAGTACGTGCCCGCCTGGTCTACCTCGGCGCTGCGATCGCCGCACACGCCGTGATCGCACAGCTGATGTACGGCGGCTTCTGGGTCAACATCCACGCCCCCATCGACCAAGTCCAGGGCGGCGCGGAGATCATGTACTTCGGCGGTGACATCGCGGAACTCCTCCTGGCCGCTGCCCTCGTCAGCACCTGGCGCCCCAT
- a CDS encoding TetR/AcrR family transcriptional regulator — translation MTVPTGRRERKKAATRQKIADTALRLFLERGYESVGIRDVAAEADVAVTTLFSHFASKEALVFEQDDDFEQRLTHAVTGRAPHEPLIPALRREIQALVSHCTADSAAPIWRMIDASRALREYEDSMRLRHAESLATAISADPGLPQTTTACRTLARFVIDAYSLAREAPDPKAAVDEIFRMIEAAWEVT, via the coding sequence ATGACCGTGCCGACCGGACGCCGAGAGCGCAAGAAGGCCGCGACCCGCCAGAAGATCGCTGACACTGCCCTGCGGCTCTTCCTGGAACGCGGATACGAATCGGTTGGCATTCGTGACGTGGCCGCCGAGGCCGATGTAGCCGTCACCACGCTCTTCTCCCACTTCGCCTCGAAGGAGGCCCTGGTCTTCGAGCAGGACGACGACTTCGAGCAACGCCTCACGCATGCCGTCACCGGCCGGGCCCCGCACGAGCCGCTCATCCCCGCGCTGCGCCGCGAGATCCAGGCCCTGGTCAGCCATTGCACAGCGGACAGCGCCGCCCCGATCTGGCGCATGATCGACGCATCACGCGCCCTGCGCGAGTACGAGGACTCGATGAGGCTGCGCCATGCAGAGTCGCTGGCAACGGCGATCTCCGCCGACCCCGGTCTCCCGCAGACCACGACGGCCTGCCGTACGCTGGCGAGGTTCGTGATCGACGCCTATTCGCTGGCCCGTGAGGCGCCCGATCCGAAGGCCGCAGTGGACGAGATCTTCCGGATGATCGAGGCGGCCTGGGAGGTCACCTGA
- a CDS encoding adenylate kinase, which yields MQRIALFGPPATGKTTLARWLSAELGHPHTDLDNLLFTPDGPLPLEEFRHQAGEIARQDEWIVEGNFSQLADVVWHRADVLVWLDFPLALIVYRIVRRSLCQLTGREDSAQARRLTWSKAFLSRRSLLRTAIRKYRRNRPRYARQVAETADLGVEVVRLHSPREAQCWKRGLMKGLMENRSQEPGATGP from the coding sequence ATGCAGAGAATCGCACTCTTCGGACCGCCCGCCACCGGGAAGACAACCCTGGCCAGATGGCTCTCGGCAGAGCTCGGTCACCCCCACACAGATCTCGACAACCTCCTGTTCACCCCTGACGGCCCGCTGCCCCTGGAGGAGTTCCGCCACCAGGCAGGTGAGATCGCGCGGCAAGATGAATGGATTGTCGAAGGGAACTTCTCCCAGCTCGCCGATGTGGTCTGGCACCGCGCCGACGTGCTCGTGTGGCTCGACTTTCCGCTGGCCCTGATCGTGTACCGAATCGTCCGCCGTAGCTTGTGCCAGCTCACAGGCCGCGAAGACAGTGCACAAGCTCGGCGGCTGACGTGGAGCAAGGCATTCCTCAGCCGCCGATCGCTGCTGCGTACCGCCATTCGTAAGTACCGGAGGAACCGGCCCCGCTATGCCCGACAGGTAGCAGAGACCGCCGACCTGGGCGTTGAGGTGGTCAGGCTCCACAGCCCGCGGGAAGCCCAGTGCTGGAAGAGGGGACTGATGAAAGGGTTGATGGAGAACCGCTCACAGGAGCCCGGCGCTACCGGCCCGTGA
- a CDS encoding class I adenylate-forming enzyme family protein yields the protein MTRTESAALTAETPLEAPALRWADGPVDRMLADAARAHPARVAIRSDDTETSYAELDAAATDWARTLYRAEGGPPGTVAVAQALDPRFPAVYYGILRAGGTAAVVNPWLPAPVLAHVLKLSKARVAIVPREVRERLLPLLDTLPDLRRVLVLGEDLADGAGDAGLRTAAGGEEERAVMLFTSGSTGVPKAVQLSHRNIKVNAAQMAAAHRVNASSTVLLHLPIYHPMHMNTAVCVAATQVLCTSGRPVEAIELANRTGATHYYTFPVRLLELAAEPALSSLQLDTVRVMASGGTAVPPRVVRALADTFGLPLLQGYGMCETSSLASSDDPDAPREGSVGLPLEGSRIRIVDPASGSALPAYGIGEIRIQGPHVMQGYHGHTGSSPVDENGWLATGDMGHLDEDGYLFLFDRVKDAFSCGGELVSPTAVERRLDAHPAVGDCAVVGGPDPVLGMSAVAFVVLQEGSGAGIGAVLDAVNKELTNGQRIRRVEVVTDIPRLATGKVARDELRGRLADA from the coding sequence ATGACCAGAACCGAATCGGCTGCACTGACTGCCGAGACACCCCTGGAGGCCCCTGCGCTGCGGTGGGCCGATGGCCCTGTCGACCGGATGCTCGCCGATGCGGCGCGTGCCCATCCGGCGCGGGTGGCGATCCGCAGCGACGACACGGAGACCTCCTACGCCGAACTGGACGCCGCCGCGACGGACTGGGCCCGGACGCTGTACCGGGCGGAGGGCGGGCCGCCGGGGACGGTGGCCGTCGCCCAGGCCCTCGATCCCAGGTTTCCCGCCGTGTACTACGGGATCCTGCGGGCGGGCGGGACGGCCGCTGTGGTCAACCCGTGGCTTCCGGCGCCTGTGCTGGCACATGTGCTGAAACTGTCGAAGGCTCGTGTGGCGATCGTTCCGCGTGAGGTCCGGGAGCGGTTGCTGCCGCTCCTGGATACGCTGCCGGATTTGCGGCGCGTGCTCGTCCTGGGTGAGGACCTGGCGGACGGCGCCGGCGACGCGGGCCTGCGGACGGCGGCGGGGGGCGAGGAGGAACGGGCTGTGATGCTCTTCACCAGCGGCTCCACGGGTGTACCCAAGGCCGTTCAGCTGAGCCATCGCAATATCAAGGTGAACGCGGCCCAGATGGCGGCGGCACACCGTGTCAATGCCTCATCGACGGTCCTGCTGCATCTGCCGATATACCATCCGATGCACATGAACACCGCCGTCTGCGTGGCGGCGACGCAGGTCCTGTGCACGAGTGGGCGTCCGGTCGAGGCGATCGAGCTGGCCAACCGCACCGGTGCGACGCACTACTACACGTTCCCGGTGCGACTGCTGGAACTTGCGGCCGAACCTGCACTCTCCTCCCTGCAGTTGGACACCGTGAGGGTGATGGCGTCCGGCGGCACGGCCGTGCCGCCGCGCGTGGTGCGTGCCCTGGCGGACACCTTCGGTCTCCCGCTGCTCCAGGGATACGGGATGTGTGAGACCTCGTCGCTGGCGTCCTCCGACGATCCGGACGCGCCCCGGGAGGGGTCCGTGGGTCTGCCACTGGAGGGCAGTCGGATACGGATCGTCGATCCCGCGTCCGGGAGTGCCCTGCCGGCGTACGGCATCGGGGAGATCCGGATCCAGGGTCCGCATGTGATGCAGGGATACCACGGTCACACCGGTTCCTCGCCGGTGGACGAGAACGGCTGGCTCGCCACGGGGGACATGGGACATCTGGACGAGGACGGGTACCTTTTCCTGTTCGACCGGGTCAAGGACGCCTTCTCGTGCGGCGGCGAGCTGGTCTCGCCGACCGCCGTGGAGCGCAGGCTGGACGCTCATCCGGCGGTCGGGGACTGCGCTGTCGTCGGCGGCCCCGACCCTGTGCTCGGTATGTCCGCGGTGGCCTTCGTCGTACTGCAGGAGGGTAGTGGCGCGGGCATCGGAGCGGTCCTGGACGCGGTCAACAAGGAACTGACGAATGGTCAGCGCATCCGCCGGGTTGAAGTAGTGACGGACATCCCGCGGCTGGCCACCGGCAAGGTGGCCCGGGACGAACTCAGGGGACGCCTTGCCGACGCCTGA
- a CDS encoding MerR family transcriptional regulator: MRTIGEVAAELGVESHVLRHWEQVGALTVRRDGNGYRIYDDNALEQARTVLRLRRVGLSLPEVTAAMSPRKSAAQAIVRAKIAALESEVVHRQRAITFLQHTLDCRHRYLDECPECATFVREA; the protein is encoded by the coding sequence GTGAGGACGATCGGAGAAGTAGCCGCAGAACTCGGAGTCGAATCCCATGTGCTTCGGCACTGGGAACAGGTGGGGGCGCTCACCGTGCGTCGCGATGGCAACGGCTACCGCATCTACGACGACAACGCTCTGGAACAGGCACGCACCGTGCTGAGACTGCGACGTGTCGGGCTCTCGCTGCCCGAGGTGACCGCCGCCATGTCGCCGAGGAAGTCGGCGGCACAGGCAATCGTGAGGGCGAAGATCGCCGCCCTCGAAAGCGAAGTCGTCCACAGGCAGAGGGCAATTACCTTCCTGCAGCACACCCTTGACTGCCGGCATCGCTATCTCGACGAGTGTCCGGAGTGTGCGACGTTCGTCCGCGAAGCGTGA
- a CDS encoding NADP-dependent oxidoreductase → MKKVSFAEFGGPDVLQLIDAEKPHAGPGRIRIAVRAAGVNPVDWRVREGQVLGAHPTELPSGVGLDASGVVDQVGEGVAGVELGDQVFGEGSSTYAEFAVLSAWARMPAGLTFEEAAGYPSVVETALRIIREVNVQPGQTLLVSGASGGVGSAVLQIARDRGITVIGTAGAANQDYLRSFGALATTYGEGWVERVRQLGHVDAALDLSGSGVIRELVELTGGPQKVISIADLGAPELGVRFSGVAGSVPEALAEAAGLISRGKLHIPVEKSYTLARAAAAHIDSQAGHTRGRRVVVV, encoded by the coding sequence ATGAAGAAAGTGAGCTTCGCCGAGTTCGGCGGTCCGGACGTTCTGCAACTCATAGACGCCGAGAAGCCCCACGCGGGCCCAGGCCGGATACGTATCGCCGTGCGGGCGGCGGGTGTGAACCCTGTTGACTGGAGGGTCCGTGAAGGCCAGGTCCTGGGGGCCCATCCGACCGAGTTGCCCTCCGGAGTGGGGCTGGACGCCTCCGGGGTGGTGGACCAGGTGGGCGAGGGTGTTGCAGGGGTCGAGCTCGGCGACCAGGTGTTCGGTGAAGGGTCAAGCACCTATGCCGAGTTCGCCGTGCTGTCGGCCTGGGCCCGTATGCCCGCGGGGCTGACGTTCGAGGAGGCGGCCGGGTACCCCTCCGTGGTGGAGACCGCCCTGCGCATCATCCGTGAGGTCAATGTGCAGCCCGGGCAGACGCTGCTGGTCAGCGGCGCGTCCGGGGGAGTCGGTTCGGCGGTTCTACAGATCGCCCGCGACCGCGGCATCACGGTGATCGGCACCGCTGGGGCCGCGAACCAGGACTATCTGCGCAGCTTTGGTGCTCTTGCCACGACGTACGGCGAGGGCTGGGTCGAGCGGGTGCGTCAGCTCGGCCATGTCGACGCGGCTCTCGATCTGTCCGGCTCGGGCGTGATCCGCGAGCTCGTGGAACTGACCGGGGGTCCACAGAAGGTGATCTCCATCGCCGATCTCGGTGCGCCGGAGCTCGGTGTCCGATTCTCCGGCGTGGCCGGGAGCGTGCCGGAAGCGCTCGCCGAAGCCGCCGGTCTCATCTCGCGGGGAAAGCTCCACATACCGGTCGAGAAGTCATACACGCTCGCCAGGGCCGCAGCAGCACACATCGACAGCCAAGCCGGCCACACGCGCGGGCGCCGGGTCGTGGTCGTCTGA
- a CDS encoding VOC family protein produces MINGAHVILYSRDAEGDRAFLRDTLGAKSVDAGGGWLVLQLPPAEVAVHPTDADQKHELYFMCDDVDATVTELKEKGVEFTAPVSEQRWGRLTAFRLPGGGEVGLYEPLHPTAYDL; encoded by the coding sequence GTGATCAACGGAGCGCACGTCATCCTGTACAGCCGCGATGCCGAAGGGGATCGCGCCTTTCTGCGGGACACTCTCGGAGCGAAGAGCGTCGACGCCGGCGGCGGCTGGCTCGTCCTGCAGCTGCCGCCCGCTGAGGTGGCCGTCCACCCGACGGACGCGGACCAGAAACACGAGCTCTACTTCATGTGCGACGACGTCGACGCCACCGTCACCGAGCTGAAGGAGAAGGGTGTTGAGTTCACCGCGCCGGTCAGCGAGCAGCGCTGGGGCAGGCTCACCGCCTTCCGGCTGCCCGGCGGCGGCGAGGTGGGGCTGTACGAGCCGCTGCACCCGACCGCGTACGACCTCTAG
- a CDS encoding MarR family winged helix-turn-helix transcriptional regulator, with translation MSTEAGVTPGETHAPTGTDGPEFRAWISLAHTYGHVSKALDRSLTQEHGISLAWFEVLARLNGAEGSRMRLLQLSRDLVVSKASVTKLVDRMELAGLVSRQTPLEDKRAVYAVLTPRGSAALAKALPLQIHNIRQALSALGRNELESLQGMLDDVIRGFNPQWRTKG, from the coding sequence ATGTCAACTGAAGCGGGTGTCACCCCCGGCGAGACCCACGCCCCGACCGGAACCGACGGCCCGGAATTCCGGGCGTGGATCTCCTTGGCGCACACCTACGGCCATGTCTCCAAGGCCCTCGACCGCTCCCTGACCCAGGAACACGGCATCTCCCTCGCCTGGTTCGAGGTCCTGGCCCGGCTCAACGGCGCCGAGGGCTCACGCATGCGGCTGCTCCAGCTCAGCCGCGACCTGGTCGTCTCCAAGGCCAGCGTGACCAAACTCGTCGACCGTATGGAACTCGCCGGACTCGTCAGTCGTCAGACGCCTCTTGAGGACAAGAGGGCCGTCTACGCCGTACTGACACCGCGCGGCAGCGCCGCTCTGGCCAAGGCGCTGCCGCTGCAGATCCACAACATCCGCCAAGCCCTTTCCGCCCTGGGCCGCAATGAGCTGGAGAGCCTGCAGGGGATGCTCGACGACGTCATCCGCGGGTTCAACCCCCAGTGGCGGACCAAGGGTTGA
- a CDS encoding transglycosylase SLT domain-containing protein, producing MTATTRRTLNLRKTSAAGLAAAAAACALTLAPHPAHAAEPVRTAPVSASTVTAAQVAQQADHAEKTAAVKKTSGAKHTDAVTEIVKSTKYGNNLDGWIRESLAIMKAKHIPGSYDGLHRNIMRESSGNPNAQNNWDVNAQNGIPSKGLLQVIQPTFDTYHVKGTKNSLTDPVANIVAAANYAADKYGSMDNVNSAY from the coding sequence ATGACCGCCACCACCCGCCGCACCCTGAACCTCCGCAAGACCTCCGCGGCCGGCCTCGCCGCCGCCGCCGCGGCCTGCGCACTGACCCTGGCCCCGCACCCGGCCCACGCCGCCGAGCCCGTCCGCACCGCGCCCGTGTCGGCCTCCACCGTCACCGCCGCCCAGGTCGCCCAGCAGGCCGACCACGCCGAGAAGACCGCCGCCGTGAAGAAGACCTCCGGCGCCAAGCACACCGACGCCGTGACCGAGATCGTCAAGAGCACGAAATACGGCAACAACCTCGACGGCTGGATCCGCGAGTCACTGGCCATCATGAAGGCCAAGCACATCCCCGGCAGCTACGACGGCCTGCACCGCAACATCATGCGCGAGTCCAGCGGCAACCCCAACGCCCAGAACAACTGGGACGTCAACGCCCAGAACGGCATCCCCTCCAAGGGCCTCCTCCAGGTGATCCAGCCCACCTTCGACACCTACCACGTCAAGGGCACCAAGAACAGCCTCACCGACCCCGTCGCCAACATCGTCGCCGCAGCCAACTACGCCGCCGACAAATACGGCTCGATGGACAACGTCAACTCCGCCTACTGA
- a CDS encoding SDR family oxidoreductase, protein MPDITRPPGARHSPSILVTGAAGNLGREVVDRLQTQGARVRSLLHHQAGPRPGAEPVIGDLTDPSAVRAALVGIDAVFLIWPLLDSAPAHDLVAELAAAAPRVVYLSSTAIDDEAAHQSDPIVQVHADMEALLHDAGLRPRTLRSDTLASNARGWSAQLRAGDVVSGPDVARTAVVDERDVADAAVAVLLAHQDQLDDEPSVLTGPAVLSRADQVALIGAALRRRLRFRALPADLARSRMLADGRPERLVEALIAASVCRPDSNRTTDHVERLTGRPAGTFAKWAIDHAAEFS, encoded by the coding sequence ATGCCTGATATCACTCGCCCCCCGGGCGCCCGTCACAGTCCATCGATTCTGGTCACCGGCGCGGCCGGCAATCTCGGCCGGGAGGTCGTTGACCGCCTCCAGACACAGGGTGCGCGCGTACGTAGCCTTCTACACCATCAGGCCGGCCCGCGCCCCGGAGCCGAGCCGGTGATCGGAGACCTGACCGACCCCAGTGCCGTCCGCGCGGCGCTCGTGGGCATCGACGCCGTCTTCCTGATCTGGCCCCTGCTGGATTCCGCCCCCGCCCACGACCTGGTTGCGGAACTCGCCGCAGCGGCACCCCGCGTCGTCTACCTGTCGTCGACAGCCATAGACGACGAAGCCGCTCACCAGAGTGATCCCATCGTTCAAGTGCACGCGGACATGGAAGCCCTGCTCCATGATGCGGGTCTGCGACCCAGGACGCTTCGCAGTGACACATTGGCCTCCAACGCCCGCGGCTGGAGTGCACAGTTGCGGGCCGGCGACGTGGTGTCAGGCCCGGATGTCGCGCGCACAGCCGTCGTCGACGAGCGCGATGTGGCCGATGCGGCCGTAGCCGTACTGCTCGCGCACCAAGACCAACTGGACGACGAACCATCAGTGTTGACGGGACCAGCGGTGCTCAGTCGCGCCGACCAGGTCGCTCTCATCGGTGCCGCACTCCGGCGCCGCCTGCGCTTCCGAGCGCTCCCCGCCGATCTCGCGCGATCACGGATGCTCGCAGACGGTCGTCCCGAGCGGCTGGTGGAAGCGCTGATCGCAGCGTCGGTGTGCCGACCGGATTCCAACCGCACCACCGATCATGTTGAGCGTCTCACCGGCCGACCCGCCGGCACCTTCGCGAAGTGGGCCATCGACCACGCGGCAGAGTTCAGCTGA
- a CDS encoding DUF2243 domain-containing protein, translated as MATHIDEARAGTGPVSLQLPGIVLGVGLGGFVDGILLHQLLQWHHMLTSTNHDRIGVKYYNPHTVSGLEMNTVWDGIFHAICWIAVLLGLAILYSRVARDRRRVWASRVLWGWILAGWGLFNLVEGLLDHQILGIHHVHGGPYQIWWDMGFLLLGLLLLIGGYLLQHSGRAFDPDAPAPSGHQARRV; from the coding sequence ATGGCCACCCACATTGATGAGGCCCGTGCGGGCACGGGGCCCGTAAGCCTGCAGTTACCCGGCATCGTGCTGGGGGTGGGGTTGGGCGGCTTCGTCGACGGCATCCTTCTGCACCAGCTCCTGCAGTGGCACCACATGCTCACCAGTACCAATCACGACCGCATCGGGGTGAAGTACTACAACCCCCACACCGTCTCCGGTCTGGAGATGAACACGGTGTGGGACGGCATCTTCCACGCCATCTGCTGGATCGCCGTCCTGCTGGGCCTGGCCATCCTGTACTCCCGTGTCGCCCGCGACCGGCGCCGTGTGTGGGCCTCCCGCGTGCTGTGGGGCTGGATCCTCGCCGGCTGGGGCCTTTTCAACCTTGTCGAGGGGCTCCTGGATCACCAGATCCTCGGCATCCACCACGTCCACGGCGGCCCGTACCAGATCTGGTGGGACATGGGCTTCCTCCTCCTCGGCCTGCTCCTCCTCATCGGTGGCTACCTGCTTCAGCACAGCGGAAGGGCATTCGACCCTGACGCCCCCGCCCCCAGCGGCCACCAGGCCCGGCGCGTGTGA
- a CDS encoding MBL fold metallo-hydrolase, whose protein sequence is MPTPEPQEWPRPLWEISEGCINCDVARQLAPETVIEADARSVLVRQPADAEEQLALERAAVACPVRAIRRGPGHVAAAPFPMRLDREVYLCGHNSARTFGANAYLVRRPEGNLLVDTPRWTSAIAASYERLGGISHILLTHRDHTAHARRFAEHFGARVWIHEGDEDAAPYADMVVRGTEPAEVLPGVMLRPVPGHTRGSVVYVVDERYCFTGDTLYWSRTAQDLEVFETVLWYSRPELEDSLLRLAEQARFSWVLPGHGDRCHRPAGELHGRLVHLVARMRERPPQPLDIGAVEW, encoded by the coding sequence TTGCCGACGCCTGAGCCGCAGGAGTGGCCGCGGCCCCTGTGGGAGATCAGTGAGGGCTGCATCAACTGCGATGTGGCGCGCCAGCTGGCGCCGGAGACGGTGATCGAGGCAGACGCCCGTTCGGTGCTGGTCCGCCAGCCGGCCGATGCGGAGGAACAGCTGGCGCTGGAGCGGGCGGCGGTCGCCTGTCCCGTGCGGGCGATCCGCCGCGGTCCAGGGCACGTCGCGGCAGCGCCCTTCCCCATGCGTCTCGATCGTGAGGTCTATCTCTGCGGGCACAATTCCGCCCGGACCTTCGGAGCCAACGCCTACCTGGTGCGCCGCCCGGAGGGCAATCTGCTGGTGGACACGCCGCGCTGGACATCGGCGATCGCCGCCTCGTACGAGCGGCTGGGCGGCATCTCCCACATCCTGCTGACGCACCGCGACCACACCGCTCACGCCCGGCGGTTCGCGGAGCACTTCGGCGCCCGGGTGTGGATCCATGAGGGTGACGAGGACGCCGCACCCTACGCCGACATGGTGGTGCGGGGCACGGAGCCGGCCGAGGTACTGCCGGGGGTGATGCTGCGGCCCGTGCCCGGCCATACCCGGGGAAGCGTCGTGTACGTGGTGGACGAGCGGTACTGCTTCACCGGGGACACGCTGTACTGGTCGCGGACCGCGCAGGACCTCGAGGTTTTCGAGACGGTGCTCTGGTACTCCCGCCCGGAGCTGGAGGACTCACTGCTGCGTCTGGCCGAGCAGGCACGCTTCAGCTGGGTGCTGCCCGGCCACGGCGACCGGTGTCACCGGCCGGCCGGGGAACTGCACGGGCGGCTGGTGCATCTGGTCGCGCGCATGCGGGAAAGGCCGCCGCAGCCGCTCGACATCGGTGCGGTCGAGTGGTGA
- a CDS encoding ATP-binding protein — translation MIVWLNGTHGAGKTTTSALVQQLIPDSRVFDAEKVGETLMDITPGLPGTDNFQHWPPWRPLVVETARHVLDYTGGTLVMPMTVLVEQYWREISTGLAHHAIPVRHFVLHADQDTLRGRIEGDTLMGPSPFRLAYLEPYAEAARTWLHGEAEVVDTTHLTPAQAALQIAEAVKS, via the coding sequence ATGATCGTATGGCTCAACGGTACCCACGGTGCAGGCAAGACGACGACCAGCGCACTCGTGCAGCAGCTGATCCCGGATTCACGGGTGTTCGACGCCGAGAAGGTCGGCGAGACACTCATGGACATCACGCCGGGGCTGCCCGGGACCGACAACTTCCAGCACTGGCCGCCGTGGCGGCCGCTCGTAGTCGAGACCGCCCGCCACGTACTCGACTACACCGGCGGCACTCTGGTGATGCCCATGACTGTCCTGGTCGAGCAGTACTGGCGGGAGATCAGCACGGGCCTCGCCCACCATGCCATCCCAGTACGGCACTTCGTCCTCCACGCCGACCAGGACACCCTCCGAGGGCGCATCGAGGGAGACACTCTCATGGGGCCCTCCCCATTCCGTCTCGCCTACCTTGAGCCCTACGCCGAGGCGGCTCGCACGTGGCTACACGGTGAGGCCGAGGTCGTGGACACCACACACCTCACGCCAGCCCAGGCGGCTCTGCAGATCGCGGAGGCCGTCAAGAGCTGA